The following proteins are encoded in a genomic region of Jaculus jaculus isolate mJacJac1 chromosome 13, mJacJac1.mat.Y.cur, whole genome shotgun sequence:
- the LOC101600371 gene encoding polyadenylate-binding protein 1-like, with translation MNPSAHSCPMASLYVGDLHPDVTEAMLYEKFSQAGPILSIRVYRDLVTRRSLGYASVNFEQPADAERALDTMNFDVIKGKPVRIMWSHRDPSLRRSGVGNIFIKNLDRAIDNKALYDTFSAFGNILSCKVVCDENGSKGHGFVHFETQEAAERAIDKMNGMLLNDLKVFVGRFMSRKERETEVGARTKEFTNVYIKNFGEDMDDEHLKDLFGKFGPVLSVKVMMEDNGKSKGFGFVSFERHEDAQRAVDEMNGKELHGKQIYVGRAQKKVERHTELKHKCEQVTQDRSSRDRGTNLYVKNLDDGIDDERLQKEFSPFGTITSAKVMTEGGCSKGFGFVCFSTPEEATKAVIEMNGRIVATKPLYVALAQSKEERQAHLTNQYMQRMARVRTVPNPLTNPYQPAPPSGYSMSAVPQSQHCAPQCPPSQMAQLRPSPRWTAQGTRPHPFQSMPGAIHLGSPRPPFSTVRPSSSQVQPVMSTQCVADRSAQTMGPCPAATSAVCTVPQYKFSEEVSSPQQHLTAEAQVTMPAQGQDPLTTTLAPASPQEQKQMLGEQLFPLIPAVHPTLTGKITGMLTDTDNSEPLCVLETPVSLASKADEAVTALQEKEAAQKAKTSAPGVATV, from the coding sequence ATGAACCCCAGCGCCCACAGCTGCCCCATGGCCTCGCTGTACGTGGGGGACCTGCACCCCGACGTGACCGAGGCGATGCTGTACGAGAAGTTCAGCCAGGCCGGGCCCATCCTCTCCATCCGGGTCTACCGGGACCTGGTGACCCGCCGCTCCCTGGGCTACGCGTCGGTGAACTTCGAGCAGCCCGCCGACGCCGAGCGCGCTCTGGACACCATGAACTTTGACGTGATAAAAGGCAAGCCTGTCCGCATCATGTGGTCTCATCGAGACCCATCGCTTCGCAGAAGTGGCGTGGGCAACATCTTCATTAAGAACTTGGACCGAGCCATCGATAATAAAGCACTGTACGACACGTTCTCTGCCTTTGGAAACATCCTCTCCTGTAAGGTGGTTTGTGATGAAAATGGCTCCAAAGGCCATGGGTTTGTACACTTTGAGACGCAGGAAGCAGCGGAAAGAGCTATTGATAAAATGAATGGCATGCTTCTAAATGATCTCAAAGTCTTTGTTGGACGATTTATGTCTCGCAAAGAACGAGAAACAGAAGTTGGAGCCAGGACAAAAGAGTTTACCAATGTTTACATCAAGAATTTTGGAGAGGACATGGATGATGAACACCTGAAGGATCTCTTTGGCAAGTTTGGACCTGTCTTGAGTGTGAAGGTCATGATGGAAGACAACGGAAAATCCAAAGGATTTGGCTTTGTAAGCTTTGAACGGCACGAGGATGCACAAAGAGCCGTGGACGAGATGAATGGAAAAGAGCTCCATGGAAAACAGATATATGTGGGTAGGGCTCAGAAAAAAGTGGAACGGCACACTGAACTTAAGCACAAATGTGAACAGGTGACACAAGATAGGAGCTCCAGAGACCGGGGTACTAACCTTTATGTGAAAAATCTCGATGATGGCATTGATGATGAGCGTCTGCAGAAAGAGTTTTCGCCTTTTGGTACCATCACTAGTGCAAAGGTGATGACGGAAGGTGGTTGCAGCAAagggtttggttttgtgtgtttCTCCACCCCGGAAGAAGCCACTAAAGCAGTTATAGAAATGAATGGAAGAATTGTGGCCACCAAGCCACTGTATGTAGCTTTAGCTCAGAGCAAAGAGGAGCGCCAGGCTCACCTCACTAACCAGTATATGCAGAGAATGGCAAGAGTTCGAACTGTGCCCAACCCATTAACCAACCCTTACCAGCCAGCACCTCCTTCGGGTTACTCCATGTCAGCTGTTCCACAGTCTCAGCACTGCGCTCCACAGTGCCCTCCTAGCCAGATGGCTCAATTAAGACCAAGTCCTCGCTGGACTGCTCAGGGTACCAGACCTCATCCATTCCAAAGTATGCCTGGTGCTATCCACCTAGGCTCTCCTAGACCACCATTCAGCACTGTGAGACCAAGTTCTTCACAGGTTCAACCAGTCATGTCCACACAGTGTGTTGCTGACAGGTCAGCACAAACAATGGGTCCATGTCCTGCAGCCACTTCTGCTGTGTGCACTGTTCCACAGTACAAATTTTCTGAGGAAGTGAGCAGTCCCCAACAGCATCTTACCGCAGAGGCACAAGTGACCATGCCCGCCCAAGGCCAGGACCCTTTGACTACTACGTTGGCGCCTGCTTCTCCTCAAGAGCAGAAGCAAATGCTGGGTGAACAGCTCTTCCCTCTTATTCCAGCTGTACATCCCACTCTTACTGGTAAAATCACGGGCATGTTGACGGACACTGATAACTCAGAGCCACTCTGTGTGCTTGAAACTCCGGTGTCTCTAGCTAGCAAGGCTGACGAAGCTGTAACTGCACTACAAGAGAAGGAggctgcccagaaagccaagaccAGTGCCCCTGGTGTCGCCACTGTTTAA